A single window of Crassostrea angulata isolate pt1a10 chromosome 8, ASM2561291v2, whole genome shotgun sequence DNA harbors:
- the LOC128158775 gene encoding latrophilin receptor-like protein A, with protein MEKIISQKVFIENLIMMSSNSCSALNVGNGYLLLYLEVFESLYYINRDDVETKLILFTNTSSNWTLGDHSKVTVTISKSDEALMLPYLALKLGRTTNCFIEAVSRVSFTTVFKNVLVSPLLRCRQIRLHGDEFGVNWTHTRNKYTYFGFSISVQKFESYFDGGLRVCAKDIQTYIRTVQETLVHENRTLSYLTLTLICVSLFFLLITFLTYCAFPSLRTLPGWNNMILVIFLFFAQLCLVVRPFFRSTAMIVASALTHFFWLSTFLWLQVCSFHMYRVFHSKTRCRFSKSYSRLTVVKYLAYATGISVFVVAVNITVSLIITNGEFTGYDKLMTLMTSRTAFIVTLIGPLLIVCITNITFYIFTAYMIHSTPNVDNTTRYRIQLTVYVKLFTLTGVSWLLQVVDTFIGVSVLSYIIAILNGLQGLFLFTSYVYNNRVFNLYRVAFKKFGSSRRSSRQSLND; from the coding sequence ATGgagaaaataatcagccagaAGGTATTCATAGAGAATTTGATCATGATGAGTTCTAACAGCTGCAGTGCTTTAAATGTAGGAAATGGTTATCTACTCCTGTATCTTGAAGTTTTCGAGTCCCTTTATTACATTAACAGAGATGATGTGGAAACCAAGCTGATTCTTTTCACCAACACTTCTTCAAATTGGACGCTTGGTGATCATTCTAAAGTTACTGTTACAATATCAAAGAGTGATGAAGCACTGATGTTACCGTATTTAGCACTAAAACTTGGCAGGACAACCAACTGCTTCATTGAGGCGGTATCCCGTGTCAGTTTCACTACCGTCTTCAAAAACGTCTTGGTAAGTCCGCTCCTAAGGTGTCGTCAAATTCGGTTGCACGGTGATGAATTTGGAGTTAATTGGACCCACACACGAAACAAATACACATACTTTGGATTTTCGATATCAGTTCAGAAATTTGAATCGTATTTTGATGGTGGATTGCGAGTGTGTGCCAAAGACATACAAACTTACATTCGTACAGTTCAAGAGACTTTAGTTCATGAAAATAGAACATTGTCATATTTAACATTGACACTTATTTGTGTATCACTTTTCTTCTTGTTGATTACTTTCCTAACATATTGTGCGTTTCCAAGTTTACGAACACTTCCTGGTTGGAACAATATGATTTTAGTCATCTTTCTGTTTTTTGCACAACTATGTCTAGTAGTCAGACCATTTTTTCGCTCAACGGCAATGATTGTTGCCTCCGCTTTGACTCATTTTTTCTGGTTATCCACATTTCTTTGGCTTCAGGTGTGTTCCTTTCATATGTATCGTGTTTTTCACTCAAAGACACGTTGTAGATTTTCCAAATCATACAGTAGATTGACTGTTGTAAAATATCTCGCGTACGCCACTGGTATCTCGGTTTTTGTAGTCGCCGTTAATATCACTGTGTCGTTGATTATTACGAACGGTGAGTTCACTGGTTATGACAAATTGATGACTTTGATGACGAGTAGAACTGCTTTTATCGTCACACTGATCGGACCATTGTTGATCGTCTGTATTACTAATATCACGTTTTACATTTTTACCGCCTATATGATACACTCCACACCAAACGTTGATAATACGACAAGGTATCGAATCCAACTTACCGTATACGTCAAACTGTTTACTCTAACGGGGGTGTCGTGGCTGTTACAAGTTGTGGACACTTTCATCGGCGTGTCTGTCCTCTCCTACATCATTGCTATCCTGAATGGTCTACAGGGTTTGTTCCTCTTCACAAGCTACGTGTATAATAACAGGGTGTTTAATTTGTACAGAGTGGCATTCAAAAAGTTTGGTTCGTCCCGACGAAGTTCTCGTCAATCGTTGAATGATTAG